The Chiloscyllium punctatum isolate Juve2018m chromosome 19, sChiPun1.3, whole genome shotgun sequence DNA segment ccctccctatctctgtcaccccctacccccctccctgtctctgtcaccccctacaccccctatctctgtcaccccctacccccctccctatctctgtcaccccctaaaccccctccctgtctctgtcaccccctacatcctccctatctctgtcgccccctacaccccctccctgtctctgtcacccccatctctgtcaccccctacccccctccctatctctgtcaccctctaccccccccctatctctgtcacccccctacacccccctatctctgtcaccccctacaccacctatctctgttaccccctacccccctccctatctctgtcacccccagacccccctatctctgtcaccccctaccccccctccctatctctgtaaaaggACTATATTCAGGTTAAATAGGAAACACTCATCGGGCTCCTGTACATATCGACACAGTAACTGTTTATTGCAAACAAATTGTCTTTGGCCAATAGCAAAAAAGAAACATGAATTGCTGACTTTCAATTCTACTACTTAAACTTTACCCCTTCCTAATTCCCCACTTCCCCCACTTTCACAAACAGATACGTGAATAGTAATGGAGAAAAGGGAACGTAATCAACAAGTGCATTTCGATAGCACCGGTCTTTACCACAGGATTCACTGAGTTGCTTTCCTTTGCTTCCTTCCTGTAAACTCTTTGCTGTTGCCGGGGGCTTGGTTCTAACTGATGTTCGGTctttcactcacacactaacCCGTTTGTCctttcaatatctcagaaagtgttgaATCCTCTTTCACTCGGGGAGTTGATGGGGAGAGCAGAGTGCAAACCAGCCCAATTGTTAGTGGGAAGTTTCCGGAACCTCCACAAAGGGACTGGAGTGAGGTTTGAGCGTTTTTCGTTGCAGCTTGTCTGACCTGACCCCACCCAAACCATAGTGATCTGGTGAGGAACCAATCAAAACACTGTTGTCCAGCGATTGACCACTACTTCAGAACCCGTTGGCTCCATTCCATCTGCTCTCCCTGTTCCAGGACCAGCCAATACTGTGTCGGACTCACAGTCTGCCTTAATTCTTTAGTGCAGCCATCCCTTTGGACCCTCCTTGGTTTATAGCAGCATCTTCCTTTCGGAGTTCAAACATGAAGGGGATGTAAAGGATAAaatttgattagggacagtcagcacggttttgtgaagggtaggtcatgcctcacaaactttattgagttctttgatgagggtaaagtggttgatgtggtgtatatgggtttcagtaagGTGTGTGAGAACATTCCCCattgcaaaaaatacagaggcatgggattgagggtgatttagtggtttggatcagaaattggctagctgtaagaaAACACAGGGTGGTAGATAATGGGAaaggttcatcctggagttcagttactagtgggggactgcagggatctgttttggagccactgctgttcatcatttttataaaagacctggataagggcagagaaggatgggttagtaaatttgcggatgacactgaggtcgatggagttgtggatagtgctgaaggatattgcaggttaagagggacatagatatgctgcagagctgggctgagaggtggcaaatggagtttaatgtggaaaagtgtgaggtgtttcactttgaaaggagtaacaggaatacagagtactgggctaatggtacgattcttggtaatgtggatgagcagagagatctcagtatccatgtacacagatccttgaaggtTGCCagccaggttgacagggtggttaagaaggcatacagtgtgttagcttttattgggagagggattgggtttcagagccatgaggtcatgctgtagatgtacaaaactctggtgcggccgcatttggagtattgtgtacagttctggtcaccacattataggaaggatgtggaagctttggaaagggttcagaggagatttactctgatgttgcccggtatggagggacactgagggacttgaggctgttttcgttagagagaagaaggttgagaggtgacttaatagagacatacaagataatcagagggttagatagagtggacagggagagccttttcccctggatggtgatggctagcacgaggggacatagctttaaatttgaggggtgatagatataggacagatgtcagaggtagtttctttactcagagagtagtaagtttgtggaacacactgcctgcaacactaGTAGAGATActaactttaagggtatttaaatggacATTGAATAGACATACGCACGAGAATGGTATAGtgtagattagatttgattccctacagtgtggaaacaggccctttggcccaaccagtccacactgaccctccaaagagtaacccacccagacccatttccctctgactaacgcacctaacactatgggcaatttagcatggccaattcacctgacctgtacatctttggactgtgggaggaaaccggagcacccagaggaaacccacgcggacgcggggagaatgtgcaaactccacacagtcactcgaagctggaatcgaacctgggaccttggtgctatgaggcagcagtgctaaccatgccgCCCCCAGTGTAGGgtgaatgggcttcagattggttccacaagtcggtgtaacattgagggccgaaggaatgtgctggaatgttccatgttctatgttcctgtCCTATTTTAATTCCTTCCTCCTGCTACCACTTAGTCATTCTGTGTATTCCAACCAATCATCTGACCTGCCACTTATCTTCATGCATTTATGTATTTTCCTTCAGTTTGATATCTTACCTAGCGTCATTAATTGACGATAGATGGTAGGTCCTCCCTTGAGAATTGTTTTGTTATGGTGGGAATATAATTATTCTGGATAACCTGAAGTATACATTGACAGGTGTCTGTCAGTCAGTGTGTCTCTATTGATCTATTCTGTATCCTAGTATTCCAGTTCACTTCAGATAGCTCAGTTCTATGCTGTGTAGATGCCCTTATTTATATTTAAAACACTAAGCCTATACTCACTCTTCTCTCTTTTAAAATGAATACAAGATTTAATCATATTGTGGTTACTGATACATTGGTGAGATAATTACTCTGAGATAATTAATTCATGTTAACACATTGCACTGACATAACTTGCTCTCTGGTCAGTTCCAGGATCTGCTGCTCGACAAAACCATCTCAAAAGCATCTCCACCCAGTGTGACGTAAGGTGGATGTTTCAGACATTCCAGTTAACTCTGGGTTAATGTGCGTTTCGGCAGCATGATTTGGTTATAATGTCGCTGAAGGATTAGGGAACCTTATCTTTGAGAAATGGCCTCTGTTCTCAATAGTGCAATTCGAGCGGGTGATCAGTTCACGCGCTTCGGTCCACACGTGCACCGAAATCTCCACACTGTCCTGCGCGTGCGTGATGTCAGTGTCAGTCTTTGTGCCATCCTGCACATGCGCCTGTATCAGCTGTTGGCAAAGCAGCttcaggttagattagattagctacAGTCACActaccttcggcccaacaagtcacaccaacccaccaccaccacccccccccccccgcccccaaactgatgcacctaacactatgggacaatttagcatggaggagaaaatgaggactgcagatgctggagatcagagctaaaaatgtgttgctggaaaagcgcaggaatgaagaagggctcatgcctgaaacgtcgattctcctgctccttggatgctgcctgacctgctgcgcttttccagcaacacatttttagcaacaatttagcatggccaattcacctgacctgcacatctttggactgtgggaggaaaccagagcacccagaggaaacccacagaaacacaaggagaaagtgcaaactccacacaaacagctgcccgaggctggagttgaacctgggaccctggcgctgtgaggcagcagtgctaactgctgagtcaCTGTGTGAAGGGGTACTGTACAGCGCAGCTCTCTTCTAGTTTTTAAATATAcggtgttaaatttacttttgtttcattgataAATATAATCTTAACCTTCACTCATGCTGCGCTATACTTTATGTTAGccttttgggtgatttttgagcgatCGTGTTTTTTTTGTGGTGGTATATCCCTAACCTCACTTTTCCCAAAGGCCCCATTATTATATTAAGCTATTTTCTATGAAGTAAGGTTTCACTGGAATGCAACTATgacattataggagaactacctgtattttagagtttggattttgaaatGGTGGCATGTGAGTTTTTGTCTGTGAGGATTAGGAGTGTTAATAATTAACTCGCTGGTCTCTCTGGAGTCACAATGTCAAACCAGTATGGGTCAgatttctgaaacaaaaacagaaattactggagggACACAGCAGATCTAACAGCAGATATGAGAAGACAGTAGAGtgaagacatagagtcatagagtcatagagatgtacagcacggaaacagacccttgggtccaacccgtccatgccgaccagatatcccaacccaatctagtcccacgtggcagcacccagcccatatccctccaaacccttcctattcacatacccatccacatgccttttaaatgttgtaattgtaccagcctccaccacatcctctggcagctcattccatacacgtaccaccctctgcgtgaaaaagttgaaaGGGTCACTGGTCTGAAGGCATtgactctgtttccctctccacagatgctgccagaaagcatatgtcaggtctagacaggatagatcgaatgactccttagaagagtataaaggcaataggagtatacttaagaaggaaatcaggagggcaaaaaggggacatgaaataactttggcaaataaggttaaggagaattcaaagggtctttacaaatacaataaggacaaaagggtaactagggagagaatagggccccataaagatcagcaaggcggcctttgtgtggagctgcaagagatgggggagatactaaacaagtgagttttgagaagatttgtagctcaggttctggatgtaggtttgctcactgagctggaaggttcatttccagacatttcgtcaccctactaggtcacatcttcagtgagcctctgggcAAAGTacgactgaagatgttacttagtaaggtgatgaaacatctggaagtgaaccttccagctcagcgagtaaacctacatccaataCTAAACgagttttttgcatcagtatttactgtggtgaaggacatggaagatatagaattacgatggtgacaccttgaaaaatgtccagattacagaggaggaagtgctggatgtcttgaaatgtataaaagtggataaatctccaggacctagccatttggatacagaactggctcaaaggtagaagacagagggtggtggtggagggttgtttttcagactggaggcctgtgaccagtggagtgccacaaggatcggtgctgggtcttctacttttcatcatttacataaatgatttggatgcgagcataagaggtacagttagtaagtttgcagatgacaccaaaattggaggtgtagtggacagtgaagagggttacctcagattacaacaggatctggaccagatgggccaaggggctgagaagtggtagatggagtttaattcagataaatgtgaggtgctgcattttgggaaagcaaatcagagcaggacttatacacttaatggtaaggtcctagggagtgttgctgaacaaagagaccttggagtgcaggttcatagctccttgaaagtggagttgcaggtagataggatagtgaagagggagtttggtatgttttccttgattggtcagagtattgagtacaggtgttgggaggtcatgttgcagctgtacaggacattggttaggccattgttggaatattgcgtgcaattctggtctctttcctatcggaaagatgttgtgaaacttttgaaagggttcagaaaagatttacaaggatgttgccagggttgaaggatttgagctacagggagaggctgaacaggctggggctgttttccctggaacgtcggaggctgaggggtgaccttatagaggtttacaaaatcatgagggacatggataggataaatagacaaggttgtttccccagggtgggggagattaccctcggaatagagggcataggtttagggtgagaggggaaagatataaaagagacctaaggggcaactttttcatgcagggggtggtacgtgtatggaatgagctgccagaggatgtggtggaggctggtacaattacagcgtttaaatacatttggatgggtatatgaataggaagggtttggagggatatgggctaagtgctggcgaatgggactagattaggtttggatatctggtcggcatggacggttagaccgaagggtctggttctgtcctgtacatctctatgactctatgactctctgacctgctgagtttctccagcaatttctgtttctgtttcagatttgcagttctttgttttatatttacATCAGGCAGCTCCTCATGGTTCAGGGCCTCCCTGGATTGAAAAGATTAATTTCTTTTTATTGTGAGAGTTTTATGGCTGGAAACAGCAAACATTGAAAGAAGTTTGCTTGTTTTTCGtttaagaaaatcaaaagttGAATTTTGCAAAAGGAAGAAACAGAGGTTGAAAACCTTTGgggaagtttgcagaagacatagTTACCTTCAGATGTAAGAATACTTTCTCCTGTAGAATGGGGTTAGTTCAGAATGTTTTGGCAATAGGTTACCTTAATGTAACCGTTTTCGATTGAAAATTCCAGGGCAGAAGTGTTTGGCTAAAATCCCGAATGGGTTATTTGAAACAAAGAAAGTTTAAGCATGGTTGTGTGATTAATTAATTAAATTGTTGTTGGGCTCTCAAGACCAGCAATTGAAAGAAAATTTTAAATCAAAGCTAGAGATGCGATAAACAAGAGTACCCTTCCTCACAGTTGTGGACCACCCTGAACCATCCAGGTAGATGCGACAGTCAGGAAGGCACAACaatacctcttcttcctcaggcatcgTTGGAAATTCAGCAATTCCACAAGGGCCCTCAacaacttctacagatgcaccatagaaagcttACTGTCCGGACGCATTGTGGCCTGGCATgataactgctctgcccaggaccgtaagaaactacagagggcagtgtacacagcccagtccatcacagaagccaacctcccaacCATTGCCTCCATTTACAGGTCTCACTGCTGTGGAAAGGCTGCTAATGTCATCaaggacccctcccaccccgggaATGCTCTCTTAAAACCTCTTCCATCGGACAGAAGATACAGaaacttgaacacatgcaccaacaggttcaagaacagctttttccctGGTGTTACTGGACTGCTGAATGGACCGCTCTGATTTCAAGTAacattgatcttgctttgtgcatctCCTgagcagtgtaacctgtgtgtctcactctgtctaagcacttGTCACCTGTCAGTGTGTCTTTGTTTGCTGTGATCTACCTGTACTGCTCACAGAACAAAAATTtacactgtacttaggtacatgtgacaacaataaatcaaatacaTTTGAGTGCTTTGAAGTGAGGGTTTTGGAAATAGATGGGATTTTGTTTTGCATGTATCTTGAAACCTTTTAAATTATTTTGTTGGTTTATTCTTCTTTAACTTcatttcttttgtgtaataatCTGTTTTCTTGTCAAAATCAAATCTGCAGCACATCACATATTTATGTATCAGCGAAAGACAGCGGCATTAactattaaaaaaaatcaaggcAGATTTCCACCTGGAATCTGATTTGTCCAGTGGTACCATCAACCGAGATCATAAAACAGTTTAAAtgtagattaaagtcacccattaatTGTTGCTTTCTCTTgaaattttgtacactacatccCTCATTGTGGTTATTGTTGAGGGACCATTCCCATTACTGATCTctttctcacctccatccaaactGATTCCACATCTTCACCTCCTGAACTGAGATCAACTCTAACTATTGAATAATGCCATCTTCTGGTGAGATGCTGGCCTAGTATCAcgagactgttaatccagagaccctggtgatgttctggggacccaggtttgagtcCTGCCAGAGgagattgtggaatttgattATAAACCAGGAATTCCGAGTCTCATGATGACCCATGGAACTGGTGTCAATTCTTGGAAAAAACACCTGCCTGGGTCAGTAATGCCCAAAGGAAAGGTCTTCcctgcctggtctggcctatacgtaactccagacccacagcaatgaggttgactcttagctgtccCTCTGGATATTGaatgcccatatcctgtgaatgaataaaaaacattAACAGTGCTATCCCCCCACCATTACCACGCGTGCTCTCCTTCATTAATGTGACATATTCCTCAATATTCAAGACCCAATCCTTCACAGCTGGCAGCTATCGGATCTCATGTATTCACTTGAACGTGCACTATCGATATTATTAATGATGCTGGACACTTTCAGATACAGAACCTTGTGGTTTGTTCTTTTGATTATCGTTGTGCATTTTACTCTCTGTTAGTTCGGTTTCCCCTTAATATGACACATCAAGTCTGCTTTATCTACTAATACCTAACAAATTCAATAAATTCAAAGATGGATTCAAtctttttatttaaattaaataaaTTATCACAAGTCATAAATATAGATTGGTTATCACAACAATACATTAATGTATAAATATCGATTCCGTCACTTTGGTGCTCAGAACATGGGACGGTTACAGAGCAAAGGCCCAATGTCCGTTAAACTCTTGTGGATTCCTTACTGAGGCTCAGTATTTAGTCTTTAAGAGAGTGAAGTCTCGGATCACTTTGTTCAGATAGGTTTCCAGGTCCCGGAAGATGATGTAGCCTTGCAGCTTGCTGTGCCAAACGTGGCCTGGGTTCAGGACGTTGTTGGGGAGAGTCAGGTCCTGGGGTTCAGGGGACGTGCTGTTCAAAGCTGAGATCTGGAAAGACACAAAGCATATAGAGTCTGAACAGGGGGGAGAGGAGTCAGGCAATGTGGCTTTACACATCGATAACAACACATCAGTCAGATCAAGCATTGGTTTGAGCTCCAGGGAAGTAGATTTAGAAAGATATTACGCTACAGTCTGATATTAAACTATATTAACCTTGGTTaaactatgatgtggaggtgctggtgtttgactggggtggacaaagtcagaaaacACATGACACACGatgacagtccaacaggtttatttgaaatcacaagctctcggagccctgctccttcctcaggtgaagTCACCTCCGGGCAGTGATCTGAAAGCTggtgaaataaacctgttggattacacCTGTTGGTATCGTGTGACCTCTGACCCTGGTTAGACTAGACTTGGAGAACTGTGCACCACTCCGGGCTCGGTAAAACGTTGGTAAGAACGATCAGTTCACAATCAGGGAACACTGAATAGACGAGGACTCTTCACAACAGGAAAAGCCTGATCGAATGGAGGTCAATGAAACGATGAAAGGGATTTGAGGAAGAACACAGACAAAAACAACATGGTTCACGGAGTTCCGGTGCATCAGAAAACCCTCTGAAAATCCAACTTCCTTATTTTCTAAATGAAGTTAAACTTTCAGTTCTAAAATTAGCTCACAACAAAAACCTGAATTTTCGATGAACATTACGGAACCACACGTGTGGTCAATAATTGAATCTGGCTCTCACTTTGCAACTCAACTGATTCAACGTCCACAAGGACCTCACAAGTAAATGTCTGTGCCTGAAGAGCTAAGAGTTTGCAATTTAACTTCCAATAAGTTAGAAAATTACCCCCAAGCACCTTCCATCAGATTAACACTGAACCAAGGAAGGAAATGTTCAGACCAGGTGATTCATACCTTTGTCAAGGTGGTTAGATTTAAGGTGGTATCTTTATGCATGCGGGCACAGTGGTGATTGTGGTGAAGTGTTAGTTGTCACTGGGCTCATAATCTAGAACTCCAGGAGAATACCCTGGaaccctgggttcaaatcctactgcAGCAGCTAATGATAACTGAAACCAGTCAACCAGCTGGGCGAGAGAGCTGTACATCAGGCTGACAACGGCCTTCAGGAAAGGAACTACTCcatgcttacctggtctggtctacatgtaactccagacccagcGATGCAGGTCGTCTTGGTAATCAGATCAGGTTGGCGACTGAAGCTGAGGGAGGCAGGGGCACAGGACGGAGGTGTTTGCAAAAGACAATGGCACTACCTTACCTTAACTGGAGGGAGATGGAACATAGCACCGAGGCagtgagagagttggggagatggaATTTAGATCTGTCCACCCATCCTGACAGAACCTGCCACACCCACCTTCAGAGCTAATGCCCAGCTCAGAAATAAAGAAGGAAGATGAGAGTCAGGAGGAAACCTCTAGGTGATGCAGGCGGGAGAGAAGAGAGCAAACATTACATTACAATGGATGGGACGGGAGGTGAATCGGACAGACCATGGAGCCTGCTCTGCCTCTTCTGAATACAATTGGCCCTAATGGCTGGGTAATACAAAGTTCCAAAATTGCTCAAAGAGATCTACCTTTTtgacttgcactcatcaggattgACATGCAAGAAAACCAAATTTAGAAAGGGAACAACAACTTACATACCATGGGtcaagagtgctgattggttagaCTGTGTTCTTGCAAGTGGTAGAGGTAGCAGAGAGGAGAGCaatgggagggagagatgggtgggagagagatgggtgggagaggagatgggtgggagagaggtgggtgggagagagatgggtgggagaggagatgggagagagctgtgtgggagagagatgggtgggaaaGAGATGGGTGGGAGAAGGATGGATGGGAGAgaaatgggtgggagagagatgggtgggagaggagatgggtgggagaggagatgggtgggagagagataggtgggagaggagatgggtgtgagagaagAGTGataagagagagatggatgggagCGAAGTTGGGTGGGAGAGGAGATGTGGAAGAGATTGAATGCCAAAAGAGAAAACTGTGGTTCCCATGTGTTTCCAGAGTTATTTGCGGTGGTATTGTGTTTGAACTGGGATGAGAGGGTGGGGGAATCTGCTGTCTGAGAGGATTGTATCTCCCAATAGGCGGGCGGCTTTCCCCACCCTCTGGGAACTGGGGCAGTGTGTACACAGTTCTCACCAGTTTCTGCCTCCTTACCTCTCTATTGAGCTGGGAGATCAGATCCCTGAGATCCAGTGAAATTCCTTCCATGGCGTCAGCTAGGGCTGATCCTTCATCTTGGCCAATCTCATGGATCCGTTGCATATCCACGTGGATCCAGAAAACCTGAAGATCTCTCCAACTCTGCTGTAATCGCTCCTCGTCCTGGAGAGAGGAGGCAAGGTGTGAAAACGAGAACAATCTGCTTCCCAGCAACAGAGAAGAATGGAAAAGAATGGCTGGGGTTTGGTACCTGCATCTCCAACCACTGTCTGTAGGACATTTGGCAGTTCGGGAGACTTCTCATCAATAGGCTGTAATCTTCAAAGGATGGGCTCCCAATGTTCACTTCTTTCTGAAGTTAGAAAGAAAACACAGTGTTTGACCACGTTGAAGCAGCTGATGTTAACCTTGACTTTGACGAATGTGGACTTGATCAGTGGAAGAGTGACAGAAAGTTATCCATTAGCCCCTATCCTttcacaggccattcagcccttctactGCATGCTGGTGTTTTGGTTCTCCTCAGCCTACCCCCACCTGTTTATCATCGTCCCTTCAACATCTCCATCTATTCCTTTGTCCACTGGCTGTTCATCCAGCAAATTCTCCAATgattcccaccccaccccaccccccttccaCTCCCCATGGAGGTtagcttcccctccccccccccccccccccccccccaattccctGGGGAAGGTATTTCTCCTGAATTCTCGAATGGATTTATTATGGAGAGTCTATATCACTGACTGAGAATCCTAGTCAGCCCCACAAGAATCCATCCACCCtgtcacagaaacacaggagctaggagcaggccattcggccctttgagcctgttccatcattgatTATGCCCATGGCTGATTCCCCCGCCCACTCAGCCCCcgttcctgccttctctccagaccctttgatccctttgacACTCTGACCAATATCTAACCCCCTCTACATTTGAAACCCTCGGCTCAGGTAAATTATGTCGGAGATCACTCATGATCCCCGGtggatttaatgtgagagggtcagaggggagtcatgaccccaccccccgaGGCTTACGTAGTTTGTGATGAAGGTGTGGACGTTTTGCAGGGTAGCCTTGGTCAGGGAGATGCTCTGGTCAAAGGCGTTGCTGAGGCTGGTGTGACCTGTTGGAGCAGCCAATGAAATCGCCAGGATGGAGAGAACCAGGGAGCTGACCGCAGCGATCATGGTGGGACCTGTCACAAAGAAGGACATTGTCAATGTGGTCACCACACCGAGAGAGAGCCTTCACTCCGAGACACTGTCAGCTCCTTACTCGTCAGCACCAAAAACAATATGCATTTATAGCCCCATTTTACACTAAGTACAGACGACTGGTCAGAGAACTGGAGTTTataggaggtggggtgggggatcAGGGGTGgagaggaatggagagagggagggggtgggagagagggagagagacaggagaaggATGGGgccagggagggaggagggagagagaggaagggagaaggggaggagggagaaggggagaggagatgCTCGGGGAGaaatggagatagagaggaaggggagagggagggggtgggagagagggagatgggcagagaggaaggggagagggagggggtgggagagagggagatgggcagagaggaaggggggagggagggggt contains these protein-coding regions:
- the LOC140491212 gene encoding cardiotrophin-2-like yields the protein MSFFVTGPTMIAAVSSLVLSILAISLAAPTGHTSLSNAFDQSISLTKATLQNVHTFITNYKEVNIGSPSFEDYSLLMRSLPNCQMSYRQWLEMQDEERLQQSWRDLQVFWIHVDMQRIHEIGQDEGSALADAMEGISLDLRDLISQLNREISALNSTSPEPQDLTLPNNVLNPGHVWHSKLQGYIIFRDLETYLNKVIRDFTLLKTKY